One Streptomyces formicae genomic window, CGAGGAGATGCTCGACCTCGTCGGGCTCGACCCGGGCGAGTTCCACGGCCGCTATCCGCGTCAGCTCTCCGGCGGACAGCAGCAACGCGTGGGCGTGGCGCGGGCGTTGGCGGCAGACCCGCCCGTACTCCTGATGGACGAGCCGTTCGGCGCCGTCGACCCCATCACCCGTGACCACCTCCAGGACGAGCTGATCCGGCTCCAGCACGAGCTGCACAAGACCATCGTCTTCGTCACGCACGACTTCGACGAGGCCATCAAGCTCGGCGACCGCATCGCGGTGCTGCGCGAGCGCTCGCACATCGCGCAGTTCGACACCCCCGAGGCGATCCTCACCAACCCCGCCGACGACTTCGTCTCCGGTTTCGTGGGCGCGGGCGCGGCCCTGAAGCGGCTCAACCTCACGCGCGTACGCGATGTGGAGATCGCCGACGTGCCCACGGTGACGATCGACGACCCGCTCCAGGACATCTTCAACAAGCTGCGCGCGGGCGGCACCAACGAACTGCTCCTGCTCGACAAGCGCGGCCGCCCCTACAAGTGGCTGCGGCGCGGCGACCTGATGCGCGCCAAGGGCTCGCTCGCGCGCGCGGGCACCCTCGTGCACGACACGGTGACCCGCGACGCCACCCTGCGCGACGCCCTGGAGGCAGTGCTCACGGACAACGCGGGCCGGGTCGCGGTGACCGGGCGGCGCGGCGAGTACACGGGCGTGGTCGACATGGAGACGCTGATGAACTCCGTGCACGAGATGCTGGAGGCCGACCGGCTCGAAGCCGTGGAGCACCAGCACGAACTGGAGGAACAGCGGGCCCAGTTGACGCATCTGGCCCAGGAGGGTGACGGCGGGGAGGGCAAGGCATGACGCCCCCGCCGCCGGGGAACACACCCCGGATCCCCGACCGCAAACCCTCCCCCAAGGACGTCTCGCAGAGCCGCCCCGTGGGCGAGCACGAGGTCAAGGGCCTGGCCTTCCGGGACATCGGCGAGGGCGAGCAGGAGGCGCCGCCGCCCGTGGCGCCCGAGAAGCAGCCGCCGCGGGTCAGCTGGCAGAAGCTCGTCTTCCTGCCCGCGGTCCTCGCCGTGATCCTGCTGTGCACCTGGTGGTGGTTCCGGCAGGCGGACCTGGACTCGATCTCGAAGAACGCGCTCGCGGACGGCAACGTGTGGCTCAGGCTCCGCCAGCACATCGAGCTCACGGCCATCTCGACCTTCTTCGTACTGATCATCGCGATCCCGCTGGGGATCCTGCTCACCCGCAGGAAGCTGCGCAAGGCGGCCCCCGCCGCGATGGCGCTCGCCAACATCGGGCAGGCGACCCCGGCGATCGGCCTCCTGGCGCTCCTGGTGATCTGGCTCGGCATCGGCGAGAAGGCCGCCCTGATCGGCATCATCATCTACGCCGTACTGCCGGTGCTCTCCAATACGATCGCGGGCCTCAAGGCGAACGACCCGACGCTCCTCGAAGCGGCGCGCGGCATCGGGATGTCGCAGCTCGGGGTGCTCGGCAAGGTCGAACTCCCGCTCGCCGTACCGCTGATCCTCGCGGGCGTGCGGACGGCGCTCGTCCTGAACGTGGGCACCGCGACGCTCGCCACCTTCGGCGGTGGCGGCGGCCTGGGCGACCTGATCACGACGGGTATGACCAATCAGCGCATGCCGGTCCTGATGCTCGGCTCGATCCTGACGATCGCGCTCGCGCTGCTCGTGGACTGGCTGGCGTCCCTGGCCGAACTGTTCCTGCGTCCGCGCGGGTTGGAGGTGCGGTCATGAGGATCTCGCTGCGTACGGGGGTCATCGCGACGGTGGCCGGGGCGCTGCTCGCCGGGTGCGGGCTCACCAGCGGCAGCCCGATGGTCGACGACGTCAAGCCGGGCTCGATCGGCAAGGGCCTGCCGCTGAAGGGCGCGGACCTCACCGTCACCTCCAAGGAGTTCACCGAGCAGCTGATCCTCGGCGCGATCATGGGCATCGCGTTCGAGGCGGCGGGCGCGGACGTGCTGGACCGCACCGGGATCCAGGGCTCGATCGGCGCGCGCGAGGCGGTCAAGGGCGGTGACGCGGACGCCATGTACGAGTACACGGGCACCGCGTGGATCACCTACCAGGGCAACTCCAAGCCGATCACCGACCCGCAGAAGCAGTGGCAGGCGGTGCGGGACGCCGACCTGAAGAACGGCATCACGTGGCTGCCGCCCGCCACGCTCAACAACACCTACGCGCTGGCCATCAACAAGAAGAACGAGGCCAAGTACAAGCCGAAGACGCTCTCCGACGTGGCGGCCCTCTCCAAGTCGGACCCGAAGGCGGTCACGCTCTGCGTGGAGAGCGAGTTCTCCTCGCGCGAGGACGGTCTTCCGGGCATGCAGAAGGCGTACGGGATGAAGATCCCCAGCTCCAGCATCACCAAGATGGACACCGGGATCATCTACACGCAGGTCTCCAAGGGATCGTGCACGTTCGGCGAGGTCTTCACCACGGACGGCCGCATCAAGGCGATGGACCTGTCGGTGATGGCGGACGACAAGCACTTCTTCCCCAACTACAACGCGGCCCCCGAGATGAACAGCAAGGCCCTCAAGAAGTACCCGGAGATGGCGGAGGTGCTCGCGCCGATCACCGCGAAGCTGAACAACACGGTGGCGCGGGACCTCAACTCCAAGGTGGACGTGGAGGGTCAGGACCCTCATGAGGTGGCGAAGGACTGGCTGATCAAGGAGGGCTTCGTCAAGGAGTGAGCCAACGCTGCGCGGCGTGTGGCGAGTTGCAAAGACTCCGTTGCAAAAACTGTTGCAACGGAGTCTTTGCAACTCTACGCTGCTGGGCATGACGGAAGACCCGCAGCCGCCGACCCGCAACGTCCACCACCTCAACCCACGTTCACTGCGCGGCCTCGCGCACCCGCTGCGCATGCGCCTGCTCAGCTCCCTGCGCCTCGACGGACCGGCGACGGCGTCCCAACTCGCCGCCCGGCTGGGCGAGTCGAGCGGTGCGACCAGCTACCACCTGCGCCAGCTCGCGGAGTACGGATTCGTCGAGGACGACCCGGAGCGCGGCAAGGGAAGGGAGCGGTGGTGGCGCTCCGCCCACCAGGGCACGCGCACCGACGAGGACCTCATCCGCGACCGCGACCCCGAGGTGCAGGGCGCGCTCAGCACGCTCCTGTACGAGTACGCCGCGCAGCGCGCGCAGGAGGTGAACACCTGGATCGCCACGCGGCACGAGTGGTCACAGGAGTGGGACGAAGCGGCGGACACCAGCGACTTCACCCTGCGCCTGACGCCCGCGCAGGTCCGCGAGCTGAGCCACAAGGTGAGTGAACTCATGGAGAGCTACCGCGACTTGGCGCCCGAGGAGGGCGCACCGGACGCCGCCCAGGTGCGCGTGCACTCCCACATCTTCCCCGCCAGGCCACTGGCCGACAACGACTGAGAGGGGCACGTCATGCACGCCGACATCCACCTGATGCTGCACCGCGAGCGCGCCGAGGAATTACACCGCACGGCACCTCCCCGCCCCCAGCGCCACGCCGTGCTCCGCGCTCAACTGGGCTGGACCATGGTCGAGTTGGGCCTCCGGCTGATCAGCAGCTCGGGACCTTCTCGCCCTTCTCCAGGGCCCGCAACGCGTCGACCGTGCCCGACAGCGTAGTGATCGGGATGAGCTTCATCCCCTTCGGCAGCTCCGCCTGAGCGTCCCCGCACTCCGCCTTCGGGACCAGGAACACCTTCGCGCCGTCGCGCCACGCGCCCTGCGTCTTCATGGAGACGCCGCCGACCGGGCCGACCTTGCCGTCGGCCTTGATCGTGCCGGTGCCCGCGATGCTGCGGCCGCCCGTGAGGTCGCCGCCGCTGCCGTCGCCGTCCAGCTTGTCGATGATGCCGAGCGAGAGGAACAGGCCCGCGCTGGGCCCGCCGATCTTACCGAGGTCGGCGTCGACCTTCACCTTCTCGGTGCCGTCCATGCCGTTCGCCTTCAGATACGCCAGGGCCGCCTTCGTGGCGTCGTCCTGCGACTCCTTCATGTCACCGAGGTTGTGCTTCTCGACTTCCTTCTCGTTGTCGCCGACCGGGTAGACGGCCTCCTTGGGCATCACCGCCCGGTCGGTGCGGAACCAGCCGTCGAGCACGTCGCCGAGGCGGACGTCCATCTGCGGCCCCGTGGCCACGATGGTCGTCATCCGCAGCTCGCCCTTCGTCTCCCGGGTGGGCGCGCCGGTGATCTTGAGGACCGGCTTCCCCTCGTACTTCCCGAGCACGTCCGCCGTCCCACCGGGCTGCGCCACGGCGAACGGCAACGGCGCGAACCCGGCGACGGCGAGCAGCGCGACGACGGGGAGTGCGCAGAGGGCGATGGCCTGGGGACGCGTGAGACGAGAGAGGGAGGAGAGCACGGTGCCAATCTAACGTGCTCCGGCCGGTCGGCTCCGGGGTGCTGCCCGTCGCCGGCTGCGCCGGGCTCGTCCTCAATCGCCGGACGGGCTGATATTCCTCGGCTATTCCTCAGCTATTCCTCAGCGCAACGCGTCAGCGACCTCGCGCGCCGCGTCGACCACCCGCGGCCCCACCCGCTCCGGAACCGAGTCCGACAGCATGACCACCCCCACGCTGCCCTCTATCCCCGTCACCCCCACCAACGCCGCCGCGGCCCCGCTCGCGCCCGCCTCGAGCTCCCCGTGGGTGAGCTCGTAGCCGGGGTCGGTGACCAGGCCCTGGCGGGCGGCGAGGATCGCGCGGCCCGCGGCGCCCCGGTCCAGGGGGTGACGGAAGCCGGTCCGGTAGGCCACGTGGTAGTCCGTCCACGTCGGCTCCACGACGGCGACCGCGAGCGCCTCCGTCCCGTCCACCAGCGTCAGGTGCGCCGTGGCCCCTATGTCCTCGGCGAGCGAGCGCAGCGCGGGCAGCGCGGCCTCCCGCACCAGCGGGTGCACCTGGCGGCCCAGGCGCAGCACGCCGAGGCCGACGCGGGCGCGGCCGCCCAGGTCCCTGCGGACGAGGGCGTGCTGTTCCAGCGTGGCGAGCAGGCGGTAGACCACGGTGCGGTTCACGCCGAGCTTGTTGGACAGCTCGGTGACCGTCAGGCCATGGTCGGTGTCGGCCAGCAGCTTGAGGACGCGCAGTCCTCTGTCGAGCGTCTGGGAAGTCTCCGCGGTCACGACGCCCACTCCTTAGGTGAGGGTCGGCGGCCCCCCTACGCGGCGGTTGCGTCGCCGGTCCCGTGGGCGACGCGCGTCAGAGGCCGCCGGTCGGAACACCGGCTGCGCTCCGCGGCGGCGCTGCCACGGGGCGTGTGCTTTGCGGGGACATTAGCGAGGCCGTCCCGCTGAGCGGAAGACTTCGTCCAGAATCCGGGCACCGCGGCGCCCCTAGCGCCCCCACTTGCCCCGTTACGCGGGGCACACGGCACGGAGGGCTTGCACGACCTCCGCACAAGCCCTCCGCAGTCGGAACACCCCGCTCCCCGCCCCGCCCGGGCCGGAAGGGGTCACTTCATGCGGGTGGCCCACTCCTGGACCTTCTCGATGCGCTGCCGCAGCTGCCCCGCCGTCGCCTCCGCGCTCGGCGGCCCGCCGCAGGTGCGGCGCAGCTCGGTGTGGATCACGCCGTGCGGCTTGCCGCTCTGGTGGACGTACGCGCCGACCATCGTGTTGAGCTGCTTCCTGAGCCCGAGGAGTTCCTTGTGGGAGACCACGGGGCGCCGCTCGGCGGGCAGTTCGAGGAGGTCGGCCTCCTCGTCCGGCTTCTTCTTGCTGTGCGCGATCTGCCGGGCCTGCCGCTTCTGGAGCAGCATCTGCACCTGGTCGGGTTCGAGGAGCCCGGGGATGCCGAGGTAGTCCTGCTCCTCCTCGCTGCCCGGGTGCGCCTGCATGCCGAACTCGGCGCCGTCGAAGAGGACGCGGTCGAAGACGGCCTCGGACTCGAGGGCCTCGAAGGAGAACTGTTCCTGCTCGCCGGTGTCCTCGTCCTCCTGCTTGTTCGCCTCGTCCATCTCGGCCTCGGACTCGGCGTAGGGGTCCTCCTCGCCGTCCTTCTTCGGCTTGTCGAGCACGTGGTCGCGCTCGACCTCCATCTCGTTGGCGAAGCCGAGCAGGTCGGGCACGGTGGGCAGGAAGACGGACGCGGTCTCGCCGCGCCGCCTGGACCGTACGAAACGGCCGACGGCCTGCGCGAAGAAGAGGGGCGTGGAGATGGTGGTGGCGTACACGCCGACCGCCAGGCGCGGCACGTCGACGCCCTCGGACACCATGCGGACCGCGACCATCCACCGGTCGGTGCCCTCGGCGAAGTCGTCGATGCGCTTCGAGGCGCCGGTGTCGTCGGAGAGGACGACGGTCGCCTTGGTCCCGGTGATCTCGCGGATCAGCTTGGCGTAGGCGCGCGCGGAGTCCTGGTCGGAGGCGATGACGAGGCCGCCCGCGTCCGGGATGGCCTTCCTGACCTCGGTGAGCCGCTTGTCGGCGGCCTTGAGGACGTTCGGCATCCACTCGCCGCGCGCGTCCAGGGCGGTGCGCCACGCCTGGCTGACCGCGTCCTTGGTCATGGGCTCGCCGAGCCGCGCCGCGATCTCGTCCCCCGCCTTCGTACGCCAGCGCATGTTGCCGGAGTAGGAGAGGAAGATGACGGGCCGCACGACGCCGTCGCCGAGCGCGCTGCCGTAGCCGTAGGTGTAGTCGGCCGAGGAGCGCCGGATGCCGTCGTTGCCCTCTTCGTACTGGACGAAGGGGATCGGGTTCGTGTCGGACCTGAACGGCGTACCGGTCAGCGCGAGGCGCCGGGTGGCGGGCTCGAACGCCTCCAGGCACGCCTCGCCCCAGGACTTGCTGTCGCCCGCGTGGTGGATCTCGTCGAGGATGACGAGGGTCTTGCGCTGCTCGGAGCGGTTGCGGTGCAGCATCGGGCGCACGCCGACACCGGCGTACGTCACGGCGACGCCCTGGTACTCCTTGCTGAGCGGGCCCGCGCTGTACTCCGGGTCCAGCTTGATGCCTATACGGGCGGCCGCCTCGGCCCACTGCTTCTTCAGGTGCTCGGTCGGCGCGACCACGGTGACCTGCTGCACGACGTGGTGGTGCAGCAGCCAGGAGGCGAGCGTGAGCGCGAACGTCGTCTTGCCGGCGCCGGGGGTGGCGACGGCGAGGAAGTCTCTCGGCTGCTCCTGGAGGTACCGCTCCATCGCGCCCTGCTGCCAGGCACGCAGCTTGTTCGCTGTGCCCCAGGGAGCGCGCCCCGGGAAGGCGGGCGAGAGGTGGTGGGAGGAGTTGGCGGCGGTGCTGGTGGTAGTCACGGTCTCCGGGTTCGCAGGTCGGCGGCACGTATGACAACCGGGCCACCTTACCGGTGATGTGTTGACGTACCCGTGAGATCGGGGCGGGTGCCGGGGCGGGTGCGACGGGTGTCACACGCTCACCTGCGAGGACGTCTCAGACGGTCCGCTCGGTGTCCGTCCGCTCCTTGAGCCGCGTGCCGATCCAGGCCCCGGCCAGGGCGACCGCCGCCATCGGCAGGAACACGGCGACGAAGGCGCCCGGGTGGGACGCGCTCACGTCGGAGGCCCCGTGTGCCGCGCCCACCGTGCCGCCGCCGAGCGCGGCGAAGGCGGCGCCGCCGACGGCGAGGAGGAGCACGTTCGAGAGGCCGTCGGAGATCTGGAGCGCGGCCGAGTTCGACCCGGCGTCGGCGGGCGGCGAGAGCCGGAGCAGCAGCACGCTCGTGGAGGCGATCACCATGCCCATGCCGAAGCACCCGAAGCCCCACGCGACCCCGACGATCCACACGGGTACGGACGCGATGAGGACGGTCGGCGCGGTGGCGATCGAGGCGGCGACGAGCACCATCCCGAAGGCGACGAGCCGCCCCCGGTAGGGCTCCATGCGCGGCCTGGACTGCACGTACGACCCGAGGGCCCAGGTCGCGCCGCCCACGGCGAGCGAGAGCCCGGCCATGGTGGGGCTCAGCCCGCGCTGGGTGACGAGCATCAGCGGTACGAACGACTCGGCCGCGATGAACGACCCGGCGGCGACGCCGCGCAGCAGCACCACGGAGGGCAGCCCGCGCGCGGCCCGGTACGTCCCCTTGGGCAGCAGCCCGAGGACGGCGGGCACGAGGACGGCCGCGCCGAGCGCGGCGGGCAGGAGCGAGAGCCACCGCAGGTCCTGCCCGGCGTACTGGAGCAGCCCCGCGCCCAGCGAGATCCCGAGCGCGAGACGGATACGACGCCGGTCGAACGCGGCGACGGGCGCGTCCGGGTCGACAGGACCGGAGGCGGTCCTGCGTATCGCGGGCAGCGCGAGGGCGAGCGGCGCGACGACGAGGAGGGGAATGCCGACGAACACCCAGCGCCAGCCGAGGTGCTCGGTGACCGTCCCGGAGACGAGGGGACCCACCACCGAGGGCACCACCCAACTCGCCGCGAACGCCGCCATGATCGACGGCCGCAGGTGCTCGGGGTAGGCGCGGCTGACGATCACGTACAGCGCGACGATGACGAGGCCGCCACCGAGCCCCTGGACGGCGCGTCCGACGATGAACAGCCACATCGCGCCCGCGGTCCCGCTCAGGAGCAGCCCCGCGGCGAAGAGCCCGATCCCAGTGGTGAGTGGCCCGAGGGGGCCTCGCCGGTCGGCCCACTGCCCGCTGAGCACCATGCCGAAGAGGCTGGTGGTGAAGTACCCCGAGAACGCGAAGGCGTAGAGCGAGACGCCGTCGAGCTCGCGGGCGGCGACGGGCATCGCGGTCCCGACGGCGGTCGCCTCGAAGGCGATCAGGAGGACGACGGAGACGATGCCGATGCTGAGGGCGCGGTAGGGCTTGGCCAGTACGCCGCCGGGTCCCTGCGGGGGGCTGGGCGGGGATGTGGGGTCGGCGGCGACGCCAGTGTCGGTCATGCGGCCAGAGTAAGAGGCGTAGGGGCGTGTTACCCCTGTCGGGAGGCGGGGTCTGGCTGGTCCCTTGGTCTTACGTCCTGCTGGCCCCTGGGCCTTCAGCGTTGGGTGTACGTGAGGAAGGCGGACCAGGCGTTCGGGGTGACGGTGAAGTGGGGGGCGGTGGGGGTTTTGGAGTCGCGGATGTGGATGGTGTGGGGGGTTGTGGCTACCTCGACGCAGTCGTCCGTTTCGCTACTGCTGCTGTAGCTGCTCTTGAACCACGCAAGCCCGGAGGCGCCCCCGACAGAGACCTTGCCGATCATGTTTCTCCCAGCATTCGCTCGATGAAGGCCAGCGACTCCCGTGGCCTGAGAGCCTGAGTCCGGATCATCCCATAGCGCAACTCCAGGATCCTGAGCTGCTTCGGGTCGGAGACAGGGTGGCCGCCGAACGCCCCCTCGGAGCGCCCAACTCCCGTGCCGTCACGGAACTTCAGCACTTCGATCAGGCCTCCCATTCCGGCATGGCTCTCACAGTCGAGCGGCATCACCTGGAAGGTGACGCCCCTCAACTGGGCTACCTCCGCAAGGTGTTCCAGTTGTCGCCGTAGCGCCATTGTCCCTCCGATGGAGCGCCGCAGCGTCGCCTCTTCCTGCACGAAGCTGAGAGCTGGGGTAGGCGAGCGCTGCAGGATCGCCTGCCTGCCCATTCGTGCGGCGACTCCTCGCTCCACCTCGCCTCGCGAGAAGGAGGGTTGCCGCATCTCGAAGAGCGCCCGCATGTGCTCTTCCGTCTGGAGCAGCCCGTGGATGTTGTGGTTGCTGTACAACCCGATCTCGACCGCTTGCGCCTCCAGCTTCGCCAAGTCCCTCGCCTTCTTCGGATACCTGGCCTCCCTCATTTCCTTCTTCATGGAGGAGATGAGCCCATCCGCCCCCAACACCCCGTCCACCTTGTCCAGGTACTCGGGACGAGGGATCCGTGCCCCGCGCTCGATCTTGCGGATGAGGTCCTCCCCGTACCCGATGATCTCCGCGAAGTCGGAGACGCGGAGTTCCGCCGCCTCCCTGCGCAGTTTGAGTTGTCGGCCGACGAACTCCACCACCGAACTGATCTCATCGCTCGGGTCAACGTCCCAACCCGGTTCGTCCATACCGTCGTTGCGTTCTTCCACCGCGCCCACCTCCGCCGTACCGTCCAAACCCAACGCGCACTCGTACCCGCACCGCGCCCGGGACAGCCGGGACAGGCCGGGACAAGTGCAGGACAAACCCGGTACGCACCCTCCGCACCGCTATTCACGCCACGCGCACCCAGCCACGCTGAGTGACATGAAGCGAGAATTCACCGGGACCAGGACGCTGAACCCCGAACGCCAGTTCACGATCCTGCTCTCCGCGACGCGCAGAGGCGCGCGCCTGGCGCGGCTCCTCACACGGGAACAACTCCGCAGCTGGGGAACGCCGTTCGAGGACGGCGAACAGATCGTCGCCGAGCTGGCGAACAACGCCGTGCTGCACGGCCACGTACCCGGAAGGAGCTTCCGGCTCGCGCTCACCCTCGCCGAGACGGCCACGCTCCGTATCGAAGTGACGGACGCGCGGGCGGAGGAACTGCCACAGGAGGCCGAACTCCCGGGCCCGGACGCGGA contains:
- a CDS encoding IclR family transcriptional regulator → MTAETSQTLDRGLRVLKLLADTDHGLTVTELSNKLGVNRTVVYRLLATLEQHALVRRDLGGRARVGLGVLRLGRQVHPLVREAALPALRSLAEDIGATAHLTLVDGTEALAVAVVEPTWTDYHVAYRTGFRHPLDRGAAGRAILAARQGLVTDPGYELTHGELEAGASGAAAALVGVTGIEGSVGVVMLSDSVPERVGPRVVDAAREVADALR
- a CDS encoding DUF397 domain-containing protein, which encodes MIGKVSVGGASGLAWFKSSYSSSSETDDCVEVATTPHTIHIRDSKTPTAPHFTVTPNAWSAFLTYTQR
- a CDS encoding helix-turn-helix domain-containing protein, whose amino-acid sequence is MDEPGWDVDPSDEISSVVEFVGRQLKLRREAAELRVSDFAEIIGYGEDLIRKIERGARIPRPEYLDKVDGVLGADGLISSMKKEMREARYPKKARDLAKLEAQAVEIGLYSNHNIHGLLQTEEHMRALFEMRQPSFSRGEVERGVAARMGRQAILQRSPTPALSFVQEEATLRRSIGGTMALRRQLEHLAEVAQLRGVTFQVMPLDCESHAGMGGLIEVLKFRDGTGVGRSEGAFGGHPVSDPKQLRILELRYGMIRTQALRPRESLAFIERMLGET
- a CDS encoding glycine betaine ABC transporter substrate-binding protein is translated as MRISLRTGVIATVAGALLAGCGLTSGSPMVDDVKPGSIGKGLPLKGADLTVTSKEFTEQLILGAIMGIAFEAAGADVLDRTGIQGSIGAREAVKGGDADAMYEYTGTAWITYQGNSKPITDPQKQWQAVRDADLKNGITWLPPATLNNTYALAINKKNEAKYKPKTLSDVAALSKSDPKAVTLCVESEFSSREDGLPGMQKAYGMKIPSSSITKMDTGIIYTQVSKGSCTFGEVFTTDGRIKAMDLSVMADDKHFFPNYNAAPEMNSKALKKYPEMAEVLAPITAKLNNTVARDLNSKVDVEGQDPHEVAKDWLIKEGFVKE
- a CDS encoding DEAD/DEAH box helicase — encoded protein: MTTTSTAANSSHHLSPAFPGRAPWGTANKLRAWQQGAMERYLQEQPRDFLAVATPGAGKTTFALTLASWLLHHHVVQQVTVVAPTEHLKKQWAEAAARIGIKLDPEYSAGPLSKEYQGVAVTYAGVGVRPMLHRNRSEQRKTLVILDEIHHAGDSKSWGEACLEAFEPATRRLALTGTPFRSDTNPIPFVQYEEGNDGIRRSSADYTYGYGSALGDGVVRPVIFLSYSGNMRWRTKAGDEIAARLGEPMTKDAVSQAWRTALDARGEWMPNVLKAADKRLTEVRKAIPDAGGLVIASDQDSARAYAKLIREITGTKATVVLSDDTGASKRIDDFAEGTDRWMVAVRMVSEGVDVPRLAVGVYATTISTPLFFAQAVGRFVRSRRRGETASVFLPTVPDLLGFANEMEVERDHVLDKPKKDGEEDPYAESEAEMDEANKQEDEDTGEQEQFSFEALESEAVFDRVLFDGAEFGMQAHPGSEEEQDYLGIPGLLEPDQVQMLLQKRQARQIAHSKKKPDEEADLLELPAERRPVVSHKELLGLRKQLNTMVGAYVHQSGKPHGVIHTELRRTCGGPPSAEATAGQLRQRIEKVQEWATRMK
- a CDS encoding betaine/proline/choline family ABC transporter ATP-binding protein (Members of the family are the ATP-binding subunit of ABC transporters for substrates such as betaine, L-proline or other amino acids, choline, carnitine, etc. The substrate specificity is best determined from the substrate-binding subunit, rather than this subunit, as it interacts with the permease subunit and not with substrate directly.), with the translated sequence MSETTTETARDEAADASTSSGTSGATIELENLTKRYPGSAEPAVDSVNMEIKAGEIVIFVGPSGCGKSTTLKMINRLIEPTSGRIRIDGEDVTDIDPVKLRRKVGYAIQSSGLFPHMTVAQNIALVPKMVGWSKSKIKSRVEEMLDLVGLDPGEFHGRYPRQLSGGQQQRVGVARALAADPPVLLMDEPFGAVDPITRDHLQDELIRLQHELHKTIVFVTHDFDEAIKLGDRIAVLRERSHIAQFDTPEAILTNPADDFVSGFVGAGAALKRLNLTRVRDVEIADVPTVTIDDPLQDIFNKLRAGGTNELLLLDKRGRPYKWLRRGDLMRAKGSLARAGTLVHDTVTRDATLRDALEAVLTDNAGRVAVTGRRGEYTGVVDMETLMNSVHEMLEADRLEAVEHQHELEEQRAQLTHLAQEGDGGEGKA
- a CDS encoding S16 family serine protease, translated to MLSSLSRLTRPQAIALCALPVVALLAVAGFAPLPFAVAQPGGTADVLGKYEGKPVLKITGAPTRETKGELRMTTIVATGPQMDVRLGDVLDGWFRTDRAVMPKEAVYPVGDNEKEVEKHNLGDMKESQDDATKAALAYLKANGMDGTEKVKVDADLGKIGGPSAGLFLSLGIIDKLDGDGSGGDLTGGRSIAGTGTIKADGKVGPVGGVSMKTQGAWRDGAKVFLVPKAECGDAQAELPKGMKLIPITTLSGTVDALRALEKGEKVPSC
- a CDS encoding ABC transporter permease; the protein is MTPPPPGNTPRIPDRKPSPKDVSQSRPVGEHEVKGLAFRDIGEGEQEAPPPVAPEKQPPRVSWQKLVFLPAVLAVILLCTWWWFRQADLDSISKNALADGNVWLRLRQHIELTAISTFFVLIIAIPLGILLTRRKLRKAAPAAMALANIGQATPAIGLLALLVIWLGIGEKAALIGIIIYAVLPVLSNTIAGLKANDPTLLEAARGIGMSQLGVLGKVELPLAVPLILAGVRTALVLNVGTATLATFGGGGGLGDLITTGMTNQRMPVLMLGSILTIALALLVDWLASLAELFLRPRGLEVRS
- a CDS encoding ATP-binding protein, with product MKREFTGTRTLNPERQFTILLSATRRGARLARLLTREQLRSWGTPFEDGEQIVAELANNAVLHGHVPGRSFRLALTLAETATLRIEVTDARAEELPQEAELPGPDAESGRGLFLIEAYANRWGTDLGPVPCKTIWAEIDL
- a CDS encoding MFS transporter gives rise to the protein MTDTGVAADPTSPPSPPQGPGGVLAKPYRALSIGIVSVVLLIAFEATAVGTAMPVAARELDGVSLYAFAFSGYFTTSLFGMVLSGQWADRRGPLGPLTTGIGLFAAGLLLSGTAGAMWLFIVGRAVQGLGGGLVIVALYVIVSRAYPEHLRPSIMAAFAASWVVPSVVGPLVSGTVTEHLGWRWVFVGIPLLVVAPLALALPAIRRTASGPVDPDAPVAAFDRRRIRLALGISLGAGLLQYAGQDLRWLSLLPAALGAAVLVPAVLGLLPKGTYRAARGLPSVVLLRGVAAGSFIAAESFVPLMLVTQRGLSPTMAGLSLAVGGATWALGSYVQSRPRMEPYRGRLVAFGMVLVAASIATAPTVLIASVPVWIVGVAWGFGCFGMGMVIASTSVLLLRLSPPADAGSNSAALQISDGLSNVLLLAVGGAAFAALGGGTVGAAHGASDVSASHPGAFVAVFLPMAAVALAGAWIGTRLKERTDTERTV
- a CDS encoding ArsR/SmtB family transcription factor, producing the protein MTEDPQPPTRNVHHLNPRSLRGLAHPLRMRLLSSLRLDGPATASQLAARLGESSGATSYHLRQLAEYGFVEDDPERGKGRERWWRSAHQGTRTDEDLIRDRDPEVQGALSTLLYEYAAQRAQEVNTWIATRHEWSQEWDEAADTSDFTLRLTPAQVRELSHKVSELMESYRDLAPEEGAPDAAQVRVHSHIFPARPLADND